From the Campylobacter volucris genome, the window GATGCTTTTATCTTTGATTTTGGCTTTTGCTGTATTTAGAGTTAGAGGAGATTACTTAGCTATTGTCACTTTAGGATTTGGGATTATCATCAAGCTTATGGCTATAAATTTTGCATCCATTACCAATGGATCTTTAGGTTTAAATGATATACCAAAACATACTACTTTGTATTGGAGTGGCGGGATAGCCATCTTTGCTGTTGTTATCATTTTAAATATAGTAAGTTCTAAATTTGGTAGGGCGATGAAAGCTGTTAGAGATGATGAAGATGCAGCTTTAGCTATGGGCATTAACACCTTTAAAATCAAAACTTTAGCATTTAGCACTTCAGCCTTTTTAGAAGGTGTTGGCGGGGCTTTATTAGCTTGTGCTTTAGCTTCCGTTTCTCCAGAACAATTTGACTTTTTATTTACTTTCCAACTTTTAATCATTATAGTCTTAGGAGGCTTAGGTTCTACAACAGGAGCTATTATAGGAACTATTTTGGTTATTGGTGGTAGTGAATATTTAAGATTTTTAGATGAAAGTATGAATATTTTTGGTTATGAAACACCTGCTATGCCAGGTCTTAGAATGGTCATTTTTTCTATAATATTAATTTTAGTCATGCTTTTTGCAAGAAAAGGCATTATGGGCGATAAAGAACTTACTCATTTTCTATTTAAGTTTTCTAAAAGGAATAAAAAATGATTTTAGAACTTAAAAATATTCATAAAAATTTTGGTGGAGTTACAGCTATAGTAGATACTTCATTTTCCATTAAAGAAGGTGAAATTTTTGGTCTTATAGGTCCAAATGGTGCTGGAAAAACTACACTTTTTAACATCATCACTGGCAATTATAAACCAAGTAGTGGTGAAGTTTTTTTTCTAGATAAAAAAATCGATCATTTAAAACCTCATAAAATCGTACATTTGGGTATAGCAAGAACCTTTCAAAATATAAGACTTTTTTCAAGTATGAGTGTTTTAGAAAATGTTTTAATTGGATTTGATCAAAGTATCAAATATGGAATTTTTGAAGCATTTTTACA encodes:
- a CDS encoding branched-chain amino acid ABC transporter permease yields the protein MVCRKITHLTFFFIAIAIIFISPYFLNDYKLGILSNIAIFIILAVSYNLINGVTGQFSLEPNGFVAIGAYVAALVLLTSESKLDQFSLEDPSSFILMIHSPSFIIALLAAGFCAMLLSLILAFAVFRVRGDYLAIVTLGFGIIIKLMAINFASITNGSLGLNDIPKHTTLYWSGGIAIFAVVIILNIVSSKFGRAMKAVRDDEDAALAMGINTFKIKTLAFSTSAFLEGVGGALLACALASVSPEQFDFLFTFQLLIIIVLGGLGSTTGAIIGTILVIGGSEYLRFLDESMNIFGYETPAMPGLRMVIFSIILILVMLFARKGIMGDKELTHFLFKFSKRNKK